One genomic segment of Streptomyces liangshanensis includes these proteins:
- a CDS encoding Rv1733c family protein, whose amino-acid sequence MMRVLRPGPGLWWRWRRNPLRRRSDAVEAWMLPVVGALALTIAVLGGLLASQGVRAAADGQRAQRHSTRAVVLADTPVGPASAGRADGDVPARVRWTAPDGAARTARISVPGGQRAGSTVRIWVDARGRPVPPPATPDEADFHATLLGGLAALVSGGTVLCFGALARQRLYRQRMRRWSEEWDRIAPEWSRGTL is encoded by the coding sequence ATGATGAGAGTCCTTCGCCCAGGGCCGGGACTGTGGTGGCGCTGGCGGCGCAATCCGCTCCGGCGGCGCAGTGACGCGGTCGAGGCCTGGATGCTGCCGGTGGTGGGGGCACTCGCCCTGACCATCGCGGTACTGGGCGGGCTGCTCGCGTCCCAGGGGGTACGGGCCGCGGCCGACGGGCAGCGGGCGCAGCGGCACAGCACCCGCGCCGTGGTCCTCGCCGACACCCCGGTCGGGCCCGCGTCGGCGGGCCGGGCGGACGGCGACGTCCCGGCCCGGGTGCGCTGGACGGCACCCGACGGGGCCGCGCGAACCGCCCGGATCTCCGTGCCCGGCGGGCAGCGCGCCGGCAGCACGGTACGGATCTGGGTCGACGCCCGCGGGAGGCCCGTACCGCCGCCCGCCACACCGGACGAGGCGGACTTCCACGCGACGCTCCTCGGCGGCCTGGCCGCCCTCGTGAGCGGCGGTACGGTCCTCTGCTTCGGCGCCCTGGCCCGGCAGCGGCTGTACCGGCAGCGGATGCGGCGCTGGTCGGAGGAGTGGGACCGGATCGCCCCCGAGTGGAGCCGCGGGACGCTCTGA